In Arachis hypogaea cultivar Tifrunner chromosome 17, arahy.Tifrunner.gnm2.J5K5, whole genome shotgun sequence, a single window of DNA contains:
- the LOC112764584 gene encoding uncharacterized protein isoform X2: protein MAVSNGIEVEAVLHFLRKNGLSQAESALRQDIIDKNGASSDENLLRSFDYEKFFFPMVPPPPPLKLRSFSLLPEDRAGAAAGASGACSVSSEDDFVTIASSTSRAPSSEFINPYGISSLSQTQNDSESSSDRMSQFGTARDYHDFDMQNEPYWYNEKDEDYFMTPNFEGPDFFGNQSEDKFVMTAEMENPHDNPLSLAFDHKKFQLEGNESNDSYMDKVCLYNHSSVRDGNATYSKGYSLVDDNKDFEAESEGKTEKQIVSYGCEVPFCKGCDGSGEPCNGDPTNFSYPSLKEIHLNDFHLKVVGDISSFGSALENAENGSFNYYTKKDKSKDYEDPFDITIKVAETDLPKGVDNHEARDDGDFTEECQDPDIAADGEVATDDELLKYTQEDEYEVFDLRIIHRKNRTGFEENKELPIVLNTIIAGRYYITEYLGSAAFSRVVQAHDLHTGIDVCLKIIKNDKDFFDQSLDEIKLLKLVNKHDPADQRHILRLYDYFYHQEHLFIVTELLRANLYEFQKFNQESGGEAYFTLNRLQVLFPNDGVVMILARMIGMLGPIDLELLVKGQDTHKYFTKEYDIYYVNEETDQLEYIIPEESSLEQHLQVSDTMFIDFVRYLLSINPKRRPTARQALKHPWLSHVYKSK, encoded by the exons ATGGCGGTTTCAAACGGAATAGAAGTAGAAGCCGTTCTCCACTTCCTCAGAAAGAACGGTCTCTCTCAAGCTGAATCCGCACTCAGGCAAGATATCATCGACAAGAACGGAGCTAGTAGTGATGAAAACCTTCTTCGATCCTTCGATTACGAGAAGTTCTTCTTTCCAATGGTTCCTCCTCCGCCACCGCTCAAGCTCCGATCCTTTTCTCTCCTGCCGGAGGATCGTGCCGGTGCCGCCGCCGGAGCTTCCGGAGCCTGCTCTGTTTCCTCCGAGGATGACTTTGTTACTATAGCTTCATCTACTTCTCGTGCTCCTTCTTCAG aaTTCATCAATCCATATGGAATTAGTTCCTTGTCTCAAACTCAAAATGATTCTGAATCCTCATCTGATAGAATGTCTCAATTCGGCACAGCGCGTGACTATCATGATTTCGACATGCAAAATGAACCATATTGGTATAATGAAAAGGACGAAGACTATTTCATGACTCCGAATTTCGAAGGGCCTGATTTCTTTGGGAACCAAAGTGAGGATAAGTTTGTCATGACAGCAGAAATGGAAAACCCACATGACAATCCTCTTAGTCTTGCTTTCGACCACAAAAAATTTCAGTTAGAGGGAAATGAATCAAATGATAGTTACATGGACAAGGTATGCCTTTATAATCATTCCTCTGTAAGGGATGGAAATGCGACTTATTCAAAAGGCTATAGTCTAGTGGATGATAACAAGGATTTTGAAGCCGAATCGGAAGGTAAGACCGAGAAACAAATCGTATCCTATGGTTGTGAGGTTCCATTTTGCAAAGGCTGTGATGGTTCAGGAGAGCCTTGTAACGGGGATCCTACGAACTTCAGCTATCCTAGTTTGAAGGAGATTCATCTGAATGATTTTCATTTGAAGGTTGTTGGAGATATTAGCTCTTTTGGTTCAGCTCTTGAGAATGCTGAGAATGGAAGTTTCAACTACTACACTAAAAAGGACAAAAGTAAAGACTATGAGGATCCGTTCGACATAACTATCAAAGTTGCTGAAACAGATCTACCAAAAGGAGTTGACAACCATGAAGCTCGAGATGATGGAGATTTCACCGAAGAGTGCCAAGATCCAGACATTGCTGCAGATGGAGAGGTTGCTACTGATGATGAGCTCTTAAAGTACACTCAAGAGGATGAATATGAAGTATTTGACCTGAGAATTATACACAGAAAGAACAG GACTGGatttgaagaaaataaggagCTCCCAATTGTGCTGAATACAATCATCGCGGGCAGGTACTATATAACGGAGTATCTTGGTTCAGCTGCCTTCAGTAGGGTTGTCCAGGCTCACGATCTTCATACGGGAATAGATGTTTGCTTGAAGATTATTAAAAATGACAAAGACTTCTTTGATCAAAGCTTAGATGAAATCAAGCTTCTGAAACTTGTGAATAAGCATGATCCAGCAGATCAACGCCACATATTGCGTCTTTACGATTATTTCTACCATCAG GAACATTTGTTCATTGTAACCGAGCTTCTCCGAGCAAACTTATatgaatttcaaaaattcaaccaAGAATCTGGAGGAGAAGCATATTTTACATTGAATAGGCTACAG GTGCTCTTTCCAAACGATGGAGTTGTGATGATTCTAGCGCGTATGATTGGAATGCTTGGTCCTATTGATCTAGAGCTGTTGGTTAAAGGGCAAGATACACACAAGTACTTCACCAAAgaatatgatatttattatgtAAATGAG GAGACTGATCAATTGGAGTACATAATTCCAGAGGAATCATCATTGGAGCAGCACCTACAAGTTTCTGATACAATGTTTATAGACTTTGTAAGATACTTGCTTAGCATCAACCCTAAAAGAAGACCTACTGCTAGACAAGCACTAAAGCATCCGTGGCTTTCCCATGTTTACAAGTCCAAATAG
- the LOC112764584 gene encoding uncharacterized protein isoform X1 produces MAVSNGIEVEAVLHFLRKNGLSQAESALRQDIIDKNGASSDENLLRSFDYEKFFFPMVPPPPPLKLRSFSLLPEDRAGAAAGASGACSVSSEDDFVTIASSTSRAPSSEFINPYGISSLSQTQNDSESSSDRMSQFGTARDYHDFDMQNEPYWYNEKDEDYFMTPNFEGPDFFGNQSEDKFVMTAEMENPHDNPLSLAFDHKKFQLEGNESNDSYMDKVCLYNHSSVRDGNATYSKGYSLVDDNKDFEAESEGKTEKQIVSYGCEVPFCKGCDGSGEPCNGDPTNFSYPSLKEIHLNDFHLKVVGDISSFGSALENAENGSFNYYTKKDKSKDYEDPFDITIKVAETDLPKGVDNHEARDDGDFTEECQDPDIAADGEVATDDELLKYTQEDEYEVFDLRIIHRKNRTGFEENKELPIVLNTIIAGRYYITEYLGSAAFSRVVQAHDLHTGIDVCLKIIKNDKDFFDQSLDEIKLLKLVNKHDPADQRHILRLYDYFYHQEHLFIVTELLRANLYEFQKFNQESGGEAYFTLNRLQLITRQVLEALHYLHNLGIIHCDLKPENVLIKSYKRCEIKVIDLGSSCFQSDNLCLYVQSRSYRAPEVMLGLQYDEKIDIWSLGCILAELCSGEVLFPNDGVVMILARMIGMLGPIDLELLVKGQDTHKYFTKEYDIYYVNEETDQLEYIIPEESSLEQHLQVSDTMFIDFVRYLLSINPKRRPTARQALKHPWLSHVYKSK; encoded by the exons ATGGCGGTTTCAAACGGAATAGAAGTAGAAGCCGTTCTCCACTTCCTCAGAAAGAACGGTCTCTCTCAAGCTGAATCCGCACTCAGGCAAGATATCATCGACAAGAACGGAGCTAGTAGTGATGAAAACCTTCTTCGATCCTTCGATTACGAGAAGTTCTTCTTTCCAATGGTTCCTCCTCCGCCACCGCTCAAGCTCCGATCCTTTTCTCTCCTGCCGGAGGATCGTGCCGGTGCCGCCGCCGGAGCTTCCGGAGCCTGCTCTGTTTCCTCCGAGGATGACTTTGTTACTATAGCTTCATCTACTTCTCGTGCTCCTTCTTCAG aaTTCATCAATCCATATGGAATTAGTTCCTTGTCTCAAACTCAAAATGATTCTGAATCCTCATCTGATAGAATGTCTCAATTCGGCACAGCGCGTGACTATCATGATTTCGACATGCAAAATGAACCATATTGGTATAATGAAAAGGACGAAGACTATTTCATGACTCCGAATTTCGAAGGGCCTGATTTCTTTGGGAACCAAAGTGAGGATAAGTTTGTCATGACAGCAGAAATGGAAAACCCACATGACAATCCTCTTAGTCTTGCTTTCGACCACAAAAAATTTCAGTTAGAGGGAAATGAATCAAATGATAGTTACATGGACAAGGTATGCCTTTATAATCATTCCTCTGTAAGGGATGGAAATGCGACTTATTCAAAAGGCTATAGTCTAGTGGATGATAACAAGGATTTTGAAGCCGAATCGGAAGGTAAGACCGAGAAACAAATCGTATCCTATGGTTGTGAGGTTCCATTTTGCAAAGGCTGTGATGGTTCAGGAGAGCCTTGTAACGGGGATCCTACGAACTTCAGCTATCCTAGTTTGAAGGAGATTCATCTGAATGATTTTCATTTGAAGGTTGTTGGAGATATTAGCTCTTTTGGTTCAGCTCTTGAGAATGCTGAGAATGGAAGTTTCAACTACTACACTAAAAAGGACAAAAGTAAAGACTATGAGGATCCGTTCGACATAACTATCAAAGTTGCTGAAACAGATCTACCAAAAGGAGTTGACAACCATGAAGCTCGAGATGATGGAGATTTCACCGAAGAGTGCCAAGATCCAGACATTGCTGCAGATGGAGAGGTTGCTACTGATGATGAGCTCTTAAAGTACACTCAAGAGGATGAATATGAAGTATTTGACCTGAGAATTATACACAGAAAGAACAG GACTGGatttgaagaaaataaggagCTCCCAATTGTGCTGAATACAATCATCGCGGGCAGGTACTATATAACGGAGTATCTTGGTTCAGCTGCCTTCAGTAGGGTTGTCCAGGCTCACGATCTTCATACGGGAATAGATGTTTGCTTGAAGATTATTAAAAATGACAAAGACTTCTTTGATCAAAGCTTAGATGAAATCAAGCTTCTGAAACTTGTGAATAAGCATGATCCAGCAGATCAACGCCACATATTGCGTCTTTACGATTATTTCTACCATCAG GAACATTTGTTCATTGTAACCGAGCTTCTCCGAGCAAACTTATatgaatttcaaaaattcaaccaAGAATCTGGAGGAGAAGCATATTTTACATTGAATAGGCTACAG CTCATTACTCGTCAGGTTTTGGAGGCGTTGCACTACTTGCATAACTTGGGAATCATTCACTGTGACCTGAAGCCAGAAAATGTTCTAataaaaagttacaaaagatgtGAGATAAAGGTTATTGATCTTGGAAGCAGTTGCTTTCAATCCGACAATCTATGCCTATATGTACAATCCCGATCCTATAGAGCTCCTGAAGTTATGTTAGGCCTTCAATATGACGAAAAAATCGACATATGGTCTCTCGGATGCATCTTGGCTGAGCTATGCTCTGGTGAA GTGCTCTTTCCAAACGATGGAGTTGTGATGATTCTAGCGCGTATGATTGGAATGCTTGGTCCTATTGATCTAGAGCTGTTGGTTAAAGGGCAAGATACACACAAGTACTTCACCAAAgaatatgatatttattatgtAAATGAG GAGACTGATCAATTGGAGTACATAATTCCAGAGGAATCATCATTGGAGCAGCACCTACAAGTTTCTGATACAATGTTTATAGACTTTGTAAGATACTTGCTTAGCATCAACCCTAAAAGAAGACCTACTGCTAGACAAGCACTAAAGCATCCGTGGCTTTCCCATGTTTACAAGTCCAAATAG
- the LOC112764584 gene encoding uncharacterized protein isoform X3, protein MTKKSTYGLSDASWLSYALVLFPNDGVVMILARMIGMLGPIDLELLVKGQDTHKYFTKEYDIYYVNEETDQLEYIIPEESSLEQHLQVSDTMFIDFVRYLLSINPKRRPTARQALKHPWLSHVYKSK, encoded by the exons ATGACGAAAAAATCGACATATGGTCTCTCGGATGCATCTTGGCTGAGCTATGCTCTG GTGCTCTTTCCAAACGATGGAGTTGTGATGATTCTAGCGCGTATGATTGGAATGCTTGGTCCTATTGATCTAGAGCTGTTGGTTAAAGGGCAAGATACACACAAGTACTTCACCAAAgaatatgatatttattatgtAAATGAG GAGACTGATCAATTGGAGTACATAATTCCAGAGGAATCATCATTGGAGCAGCACCTACAAGTTTCTGATACAATGTTTATAGACTTTGTAAGATACTTGCTTAGCATCAACCCTAAAAGAAGACCTACTGCTAGACAAGCACTAAAGCATCCGTGGCTTTCCCATGTTTACAAGTCCAAATAG